The following proteins come from a genomic window of Polyodon spathula isolate WHYD16114869_AA chromosome 44, ASM1765450v1, whole genome shotgun sequence:
- the LOC121305675 gene encoding neuronal tyrosine-phosphorylated phosphoinositide-3-kinase adapter 1-like gives MSAGPTQDVAIERFLQDIEERGGRAHGGLSSGVERKRRGEMNLLYRKTRLDWRNREPDSTEHKKSSSKDASSATVGKIRDLASFRRHFRMGFLTMPASQEHASLPCAGSLAPRSLSCHSVGSGAESAPPSARRPPAKPKRHPSTRLSTASDPRCGEEGGGEKKPALKKSDSGEQQGRKAPPAKPKRSPNTQLTVSFDDTGHPNTHPGGGRTPHPRHTPTEPSQHTQTPTPAQPSQDEPVYIEMVGDVYREPQNPAGTPDSDSDQSEAIYEEMKYPLSEDASGIPKTRDCKNSTNPSLVPPPPHLQNSAKGGKPKWDGTPNPAVSPSPQPARTATPFSFSKNCDIPPPFPNLLQHRHPLLAFPQPAASSSGVNVAQKGLKLGTVSVQTGQSKLPVLQNSNPPSASQAAASAEPAHTQRGGEGAKDLLLLPSGRARSHSTPLPPPPNPQNPQKSEKEMPGSHSMKLGQSMLPVPQQQPAAGKDKVPKPDKTDSFPPRSGTPSSRHLFSHRSSTPLPDHCMVWTYPSGGLQRPPAYESLRGSSGPALSKSSSTFPASKGSLGGARQQPPSSLPVAPLVGVGGDPKGVSSPVDEGLHWPLQGRTSCSRSHKDVDKPAEDARSWNGSGDAPKEEKGLGQSGIPVRSQAAEVGLVKGVPRSSLPQPCQTFPACHRNGDFTRLGRSASTSGVRHASTNVQRQCSLPREVLGQLQQREGPSQPPASQQPFEDPAAQSQLTAPAPDPALAQPQPSPAPALPLPLPQPQRDGQPQPQPQRDGKLLEVIERKRCLCKEIKAHRRPERSLCKQDSMPILPSWRKTPETRKSGTPPCRRQQAVLGACVDTTMGGIDSPEGYSLIVGIEGGGWSGESAVCQVSLPSCHSTVNEEERRARRVYQD, from the exons ATGAGTGCTGGCCCCACCCAGGATGTGGCTATCGAGCGATTCCTGCAGGACATCGAAGAGAGGGGCGGGCGTGCACACGGGGGGCTGAGCAGCGGGGTGGAGAGGAAGAGGCGTGGGGAGATGAACTTGCTCTACCGCAAGACAAGGCTGGACTGGAGGAACCGTGAGCCGGACAGCACTGAGCACAAGAAGAG CTCCAGTAAGGATGCTTCCTCGGCGACGGTGGGGAAGATTCGGGACCTGGCCTCGTTCCGGAGACACTTCCGGATGGGCTTCCTGACGATGCCGGCGTCCCAGGAGCACGCGTCCCTGCCCTGCGCCGGCAGCCTGGCCCCGCGCTCGCTGTCCTGCCACTCGGTGGGCAGTGGGGCGGAGAGCGCCCCTCCGAGTGCCAGGAGACCCCCGGCCAAGCCCAAGCGCCACCCCAGCACCCGGCTCAGCACGGCCAGCGACCCGCGGTGTGGCGAGGAGGGGGGCGGGGAGAAGAAGCCCG CTCTGAAAAAGTCTGATTCCGGGGAGCAGCAGGGGAGGAAGGCACCCCCAGCGAAGCCCAAGCGGAGCCCCAACACCCAACTCACGGTGTCCTTCGATGACACAGGGCACCCCAACACCCACCCTGGAGGAGGCAGAACCCCCCACCCTCGCCACACCCCCACAGAGCCCTCACAGCACACCCAAACCCCGaccccagcccagcccagccaaGACGAGCCTGTCTACATAGAGATGGTGGGGGATGTCTACAGGGAGCCCCAAAACCCCGCTGGGACCCCTGATTCGGACTCGGACCAGAGCGAGGCCATATACGAGGAAATGAAGTACCCCCTTTCGGAGGACGCCTCGGGGATCCCCAAAACTAGAGACTGTAAGAATTCCACCAATCCCTCACTGGTCCCCCCGCCACCTCACCTCCAAAACTCCGCAAAGGGGGGCAAGCCGAAATGGGACGGGACCCCGAACCCAgctgtctccccctctccccagCCGGCTCGGACAGCTACTCCCTTTTCCTTCTCCAAGAACTGCGATATCCCGCCCCCTTTCCCCAACCTCCTGCAGCACAGGCACCCCCTGCTGGCCTTCCCCCAGCCGGCGGCTTCGTCCAGCGGGGTCAACGTGGCCCAGAAGGGGCTCAAGCTGGGGACGGTCAGCGTCCAGACTGGCCAGTCCAAACTCCCAGTCCTCCAGAACAGCAACCCGCCGTCTGCCAGTCAGGCTGCGGCCAGCGCGGAGCCCGCTCACACACAACGAGGAGGAGAGGGGGCTAAAGACCTCTTACTGCTGCCCTCAGGCAGGGCACGCAGCCactccacccccctcccccctccccccaaccccCAAAACCCTCAGAAGTCCGAGAAGGAGATGCCCGGCTCCCACAGCATGAAACTGGGCCAGTCCATGCTGCCCGTCCCTCAGCAGCAACCCGCCGCGGGCAAAGACAAGGTCCCAAAGCCAGATAAAACTGACTCCTTCCCCCCTCGCTCTGGCACCCCCTCGTCCCGGCACCTCTTTTCCCACCGCAGCTCCACCCCCCTGCCGGACCACTGCATGGTGTGGACCTACCCCTCTGGGGGGCTACAGAGACCCCCTGCCTACGAGAGCCTGAGAGGGTCGTCTGGACCAGCTTTGTCCAAAAGCAGCTCCACTTTCCCGGCCTCCAAAGGGAGTCTCGGAGGTGCCCGTCAACAGCCCCCCTCTAGTCTCCCCGTCGCTCCCTTGGTGGGGGTGGGAGGTGACCCCAAGGGGGTTTCCAGCCCGGTCGATGAAGGACTGCACTGGCCTTTGCAGGGGAGGACGTCTTGCAGCAGAAGCCACAAAGACGTGGACA AGCCGGCGGAGGACGCTAGATCGTGGAACGGCAGCGGCGATGCCCCCAAGGAGGAGAAAGGGCTCGGCCAATCAGGGATCCCCGTGCGGAGCCAGGCTGCGGAGGTGGGCTTAGTTAAGGGGGTACCCAGGTCCTCACTACCCCAACCCTGTCAGACATTTCCTGCCTGCCATCGAAATGGAG atttcactCGCCTGGGTCGCTCAGCTTCCACTTCCGGAGTGAGACACGCCTCCACCAACGTGCAGAGACAATGCAGCCTCCCTCGAGAGGTCCTGGGACAG ctcCAGCAGAGAGAGGGACCATCCCAGCCTCCTGCCTCCCAGCAGCCTTTCGAAGATCCTGCAGCCCAGTCTCAGCTCACTGCCCCAGCCCCAGATCCTGCCCTAGCCCagccccagcccagcccagccccagctctgcccctgcccctgccccagCCCCAGCGCGACGG ccagccccagccccagccccagcgtGATGGAAAGCTGCTGGAGGTGATCGAGAGGAAGCGATGCCTCTGCAAGGAGATCAAGGCTCATCGGAGACCAGAGCGCAGCCTCTGCAAGCAGGACAGCATGCCCATCCTGCCCAGCTGGAGGAAGACCCCTGAGACACGCAAGAGCGGGACCCCGCCCTGCCGCCGGCAGCAGGCTGTGCTCGGGGCCTGCGTCGACACGACTATGGGTGGGATAGACTCTCCGGAGGGGTATTCACTGATCGTGGGGATTGAGGGGGGTGGCTGGAGTGGAGAGTCAGCTGTGTGTCAGGTTTCGCTTCCctcctgccatagcactgtcaatgaGGAGGAGCGAAGGGCACGTCGCGTATACCAGGATTAA